A region of Streptomyces sp. NBC_01750 DNA encodes the following proteins:
- a CDS encoding polyprenyl synthetase family protein — protein MTVVGPFGLSVRDQALEADVQTGLAAVEAGLLDATKSEVPFITEAAQHLVRAGGKRFRPLLVMLAAQFGDPHAPGVVPSAVVVELTHLATLYHDDVMDEAEVRRGVDSANVRWGNSVAVLTGDFLFARASHILADLGPEAVRIQAEAFERLVTGQILETAGPRDGRDPAEHYLDVIGGKTGSLIAVSGRFGAMMSGADEGVVDILTQYGERLGVAFQLADDVLDIASDSHESGKTPGTDLREGIPTLPVLHLRAQAAAHERPEDLELVALLDGDLTDDDRHAEALRLLRAHPALEQARRDTVRYAEEARAMLAPLPDCYAKAALEELCDAVVHRAG, from the coding sequence GTGACCGTCGTCGGGCCGTTCGGGCTGAGCGTGCGGGACCAGGCTCTTGAGGCCGATGTCCAGACCGGATTGGCGGCTGTCGAGGCGGGACTCCTCGATGCCACCAAGAGCGAGGTGCCCTTCATCACGGAGGCCGCACAGCATCTTGTACGCGCCGGGGGCAAGCGCTTCCGGCCGCTGCTGGTGATGCTCGCCGCGCAGTTCGGTGATCCGCACGCGCCGGGTGTCGTGCCCTCGGCCGTGGTCGTCGAGCTGACCCATCTCGCGACGCTGTACCACGACGATGTGATGGACGAGGCCGAGGTCCGGCGCGGTGTGGACAGCGCCAACGTGCGCTGGGGGAACTCCGTCGCCGTACTGACCGGCGACTTCCTGTTCGCGAGGGCCTCGCACATACTGGCCGACCTGGGTCCGGAGGCCGTACGCATCCAGGCGGAGGCGTTCGAGCGCCTGGTCACCGGCCAGATCCTGGAGACCGCGGGGCCGCGCGACGGCCGCGACCCGGCCGAGCACTACCTCGATGTCATCGGGGGCAAGACGGGCTCGCTGATCGCGGTCTCGGGGCGGTTCGGCGCGATGATGTCGGGCGCCGACGAGGGTGTCGTGGACATCCTCACCCAGTACGGGGAGCGGCTCGGTGTGGCCTTCCAGCTCGCCGACGACGTACTCGATATCGCCAGCGACTCGCACGAGTCGGGCAAGACGCCCGGCACGGATCTGCGCGAGGGCATCCCGACCCTGCCCGTGCTGCATCTGCGCGCGCAGGCGGCAGCGCACGAACGCCCCGAGGACCTGGAGCTCGTCGCGCTGCTCGACGGGGACCTGACGGACGACGACCGCCATGCCGAGGCGCTGCGGCTGCTGCGCGCGCATCCGGCGCTCGAGCAGGCCAGGCGGGACACCGTGCGGTACGCGGAGGAGGCGCGGGCGATGCTCGCCCCGCTGCCCGACTGCTACGCCAAGGCCGCTCTGGAAGAGCTCTGCGACGCGGTGGTCCACCGCGCGGGCTGA
- a CDS encoding LolA family protein codes for MAPNDSAQTTEEAKDLAAGRRRAARYIVPAAVAGVAAATIGLVPALAASGDPDLPKISAQELIEKMAASDTQQLSGTVKINTDLGIPSLGGLAGLGGERDGSGSSASPDGKLMELATGSHTLRVAADGPDKGKVSILEDTAEYSLIHNGDEVWAYDSASNEAYHAKDGSQDDGSGRKGSGKEHGALPKDLPSTPKEFAAEALKAADDTTSVTVGGTAQVAGRDAYQLVIKPKQSGSTIGSIKVAVDAKNGVPLKFTLTPSSGGKAAIDVGFTKVDFSKPDASTFDFTPPKGAKVTEADEPKQDKGAKDHEGFKGHEDFMGLEGFQGLNVIGKGWNAIAKIETPGGQHPTTPKDGDVPPEAKKFLDALGDQVNGKFGSGTVFKTRLVNALMTDDGTVYVGAVTKDALVKAANEAK; via the coding sequence ATGGCACCGAACGACAGCGCACAGACCACCGAAGAGGCCAAGGACCTCGCAGCGGGCCGCCGCAGGGCAGCGCGCTACATCGTCCCGGCCGCGGTGGCCGGGGTGGCGGCGGCGACCATCGGGCTCGTCCCGGCGCTCGCTGCCTCCGGTGACCCCGATCTGCCAAAAATCAGCGCGCAGGAACTCATCGAGAAGATGGCCGCGTCGGACACCCAGCAGCTCTCCGGCACGGTGAAGATCAACACTGACCTCGGTATCCCGTCGCTGGGCGGCCTGGCGGGCCTGGGCGGCGAGCGGGACGGGTCGGGCTCGTCCGCCTCTCCCGACGGCAAGCTGATGGAGCTGGCCACCGGCTCGCACACCCTGCGGGTCGCGGCGGACGGCCCCGACAAGGGGAAGGTGTCGATCCTGGAGGACACCGCCGAGTACAGCCTGATCCACAACGGCGACGAGGTCTGGGCGTACGACAGCGCCTCGAACGAGGCCTACCACGCCAAGGACGGCAGCCAGGACGACGGCTCCGGCAGGAAGGGCTCCGGCAAGGAGCACGGGGCCCTGCCGAAGGACCTCCCGAGCACGCCCAAGGAGTTCGCCGCAGAGGCGCTCAAGGCCGCGGACGACACCACCTCGGTGACTGTCGGCGGTACGGCGCAGGTGGCCGGCCGCGATGCCTACCAGCTGGTCATCAAGCCCAAGCAGAGTGGCTCGACGATCGGATCGATCAAGGTCGCGGTGGACGCCAAGAACGGCGTGCCGCTGAAGTTCACGCTCACCCCGAGCAGTGGCGGCAAGGCCGCGATCGACGTCGGCTTCACCAAGGTCGACTTCTCCAAGCCGGACGCGTCGACCTTCGACTTCACCCCGCCCAAGGGCGCGAAGGTGACAGAGGCCGACGAGCCGAAGCAGGACAAGGGAGCCAAGGACCACGAGGGCTTCAAGGGCCATGAGGACTTCATGGGCCTGGAGGGCTTCCAGGGGCTGAACGTCATCGGCAAGGGCTGGAACGCCATCGCCAAGATCGAGACGCCGGGCGGTCAGCACCCCACCACGCCGAAGGACGGCGATGTGCCGCCGGAGGCCAAGAAGTTCCTGGACGCGCTGGGTGACCAGGTGAACGGGAAGTTCGGCTCGGGCACGGTCTTCAAGACCCGCCTGGTCAACGCCCTGATGACGGACGACGGCACGGTCTACGTCGGCGCCGTGACCAAGGACGCGCTCGTGAAGGCCGCGAACGAGGCAAAGTAA
- a CDS encoding CHRD domain-containing protein yields the protein MKRNKIILVGTTAVAAAAGVALAVLPAFAAGNSSAAGHSGHPGSGADIAVQSGSDRGAALFVASLNGASEVPVQGGPAVGDRDGAALEFVKVKGDKVSVAVKFRGTDKPTALHIHQGAKGSNGGIKIDFTGLLSKGTTKSKGWTGAVTGTVKVTDRAVLDAFKTDPNGFYANLHTAEFPGGAVRGQFHKVTNGFGFGKALDNFQASVVKGRQIYECKKGEDGRFSFQQRDVRAVLGGHIDHSFTAPNSGTPQWVAQDHSAVTGKLISKTPNGDKNIPELDLQATQSGKKRGLLANTQEILRLNTVGGVAPAGSCEQGAIVGVPYGADYVFIQK from the coding sequence ATGAAGCGGAACAAGATCATCCTTGTCGGTACCACCGCTGTCGCTGCCGCGGCCGGTGTCGCCCTCGCCGTCCTGCCGGCCTTCGCGGCCGGCAACAGTTCCGCCGCCGGGCACTCGGGCCACCCGGGCAGCGGCGCGGACATCGCCGTACAGAGCGGCTCCGACCGCGGCGCCGCCCTCTTCGTGGCGAGCCTGAACGGCGCGAGCGAGGTGCCGGTCCAGGGCGGGCCCGCCGTCGGTGACCGCGACGGTGCCGCGCTGGAGTTCGTGAAGGTCAAGGGGGACAAGGTGTCCGTCGCGGTGAAGTTCCGCGGCACCGACAAGCCGACCGCCCTCCACATCCACCAGGGCGCGAAGGGCAGCAACGGTGGCATCAAGATCGACTTCACCGGGTTGCTGAGCAAGGGCACGACCAAGAGCAAGGGCTGGACCGGCGCCGTCACCGGCACGGTCAAGGTCACGGACAGGGCCGTGCTCGACGCTTTCAAGACAGACCCGAACGGGTTCTACGCCAATCTGCACACCGCAGAGTTCCCGGGCGGAGCGGTCCGCGGCCAGTTCCACAAGGTGACCAACGGCTTCGGCTTCGGCAAGGCGCTCGACAACTTCCAGGCCTCCGTCGTCAAGGGCAGGCAGATCTACGAGTGCAAGAAGGGCGAGGACGGCAGGTTCTCGTTCCAGCAGCGTGATGTGCGCGCCGTCCTCGGCGGTCACATCGACCACTCCTTCACCGCCCCCAACTCCGGCACGCCGCAGTGGGTCGCACAGGACCACAGCGCGGTCACCGGAAAGCTGATCAGCAAGACACCGAACGGCGACAAGAACATCCCCGAGCTGGACCTCCAGGCCACCCAGTCCGGCAAGAAGCGGGGGCTGTTGGCGAACACCCAGGAGATCCTCCGGCTGAACACCGTGGGCGGCGTCGCGCCGGCCGGCAGCTGCGAGCAGGGAGCGATCGTCGGCGTCCCCTACGGGGCGGACTACGTCTTCATCCAGAAGTAA